CTGTATCTCGACCCGCAGGTGGCCTACCTGCCGCTCGACGAGCTGCGCGTGGCGCTGCTGGAGGCCATCGACATGGCCCAGGACCGGTTGCGGGACCGCTCGGCCGCGGAGACCACTTCCCGGTACGGCGCGGTGGCCGGCCCGGACCGCCTCAAAGCCGCCCTGGCCGAGGCGTCGGACACCGCCGAACGCCGGTTCGCCGAGGTCTCCACGGTGCTGTACGACCTGAACCGGCGGGCGGCCCGGCCGTGACCGAGCGGCTGCGGCTGGACCCGGAGAGCGTGGCGGCGGCCGGGCGGGACCTGGCCGGCGTCGCCCAGCGGATGGCCGACGACGTGGCCCGGCTGGAGCGCGAGGTCGGCGGCTCGTCGAACCCGTGGGGCGGGGACGAGGCCGGTGGGGTGTTCGCGGTGGCGTACCGGGCGGTGGTCGCGACAGCGCTGGACGCGCTCGGGTCGTACACCGAGCAGGTCGGCTTCGCCGCCACGTCGCTGGTCATGGAGGCCCGCGCGGTCGCGGCCGAGGACGCCGCGGCGGCCCTTTCCCTGTCCGGCGGAGCGCTCGGCGCCGCGGCTCGTGGCGCCGCCGCCCCCGGTGGCGCGGGGTAACCGCGGTGACGATCACCCTGCCCGCCGAGCTGATCGAGCCGCTGAGCTGGATCGGTCTGGAGTGGCCGGAGGCCGACGAGGACCAGCTCCAGGCCGACGGTCAGGCGTGGATCGAGCACGGCACCCGGATGCGGGCGCACGCCCGGCAGGCCACCGACACCGCCCGCCAGGTGTGGCTGGAGAACGAGGGCGCCTCGATCGAGGCGTTCGAGCGGTGGTGGACCGGCGCTGACGGGCCCGGCCGGCATCTGCGGGAGGCGGCCACCGCGGCGGAGCTGATCGGCGGCGCGCTGATCGCCATGGCCGGCGTGACGGTCAGCCTGAAGGCGGCGTTCATCGCCCAGCTGACCGCGCTGGCGATCGAGGTCGGGCAGGCGGTCGTGACGGCGGCGGCCACGGCCGGGGCGACGCTCGCCGAGATCCCGGTCTGGATCGCGCTGACCCGGGTGGCCTGCCGCAAGCTGATCCACGAGGCGATGGCGCTGATCGAGCGGGAGATCGCGGCGCTGCTCCGCAAGGCCGCGAAGATGCTGGCGAAGGCCGGCGCGAGGCACCTTGCCGACAAGACGTTGCGGGGCAGCGAGAAGACGGCGTTCAAGGGGCTGATGCACCAGGTGGAGAACGCCGACCTGCGGAGCCCGGTCAACGGCGCGAACTTCTACTCCGGCAGGCAGCCGAACGGTGAGCGGATGGGACAGTATGCGGAGAAGCAGGTGGACGGGATCACCTCGGTCCTGATCGAGCAGACCCCGGGTGGCCGGAGATTCGACGACATGCACCTGTTCGACAAGATCAACTCGCCGATCGACAACAACCAGGCGGACGCCATCTGGAAACGGCTCTCTCAGCGGTATGCCCAGTCCGCGTCGGGGGAGGCCACCGCCTGGCTGCACAGTCCCCTCGCGGACAGCGCCTGGAACGTGGTGGAGAGGGGTGCGCTTGAGAAAAACCCAGCCATCACCAAAATCAATGTCATCGACCCGTTCTCCTGAGGGGAGCCCGGCGTGACGGTCCGCAAGCTCCGGCCGCAGCTCGCGCTGCACGTGGAGTCCGGGGTGACCCTGGGCAGTGCCGGACGTGAGGAGATGGAACTCACCTCCGGGGAACACGTGCTGACCCTGCCGGTGGAGCGAGGTGAGCGCCAGATGCGGTTCTACCTTCCCACGGAACCGCGCTGGGACGACAACGGCGAGAGACTGCCGCCGGAGATCGCGGACAACCTTCAGTCGATCATCACGGAGATCGCGCTGTTCTGGGACCGGGAGCCGTCGTTCCGGAGCATCTTCCGGTGACCCGGCCCGGCGGTGGACCGCCGGGCCGGGAGCCGGGCTGGGTCAGGCGGCCGGGGCGTCCCAGAAGACGTAGAGCGCCTTGTACTCGACCGACGCGGTCTGCCCGGTGGTGCACGAGCCGGCCGGCGCGACCCCGCCGGACGTGTACAGCCGGTTGATGTAGTCGGCCTTGCCCAGGATCCCGTTGCCGGTGTGCGAGTTCACCTTCAGCAGCAGCTCGGCGATGGTGCCGTCGCGCTTCAGCTCCTTCTCCTTGGTCGCGGTGACCAGCGAGCCGTCCCGCACCGACTGCCAGCTCGGCCCGGCGAAGTGGTGGATCCGGCCGCCGGTGCCGATCAGCTGCGCCTCCGGCACCGAGGGGCCGGTGAAGGCGCCGGTGGCCGCCCCGGCCGGCACCACGCACGTGTAGGTCTGGGTGCCGGTGGCGACCAGGTAGGCGCCGATCGGCCGGGACCCGGCCGGCGGCCGGATCGCCTCCGGTACCGCCGAGACGGCCGGCGTCAGCGGCCGCAGGTTGCCGGCCGCCGGCGTCGTCTCGGCGGCCGAGGCCTCGAACGTGACGGCGCCGACGGTGCCGAGCGCGGCGACCAGGCTGCCGGCCAGCGTGAGCGCGCGGATCCGGGAACGCTTGGTACGGAACATGACATCCCCCTGCGTTTCGGGTGAGCCCCCTGCCCACCGATTCCTCACACGGATGCCATGCCCGCCACGGATCGATGGCAGCCCGGTTACTGACCGTTCGGACGGCCGAAGTCGTCGTTCGGCGGGTGTCGATGTCTCACCGGGCCGCCGGCCGGCGAAGATCCGGCTAATCGTTCCGGGGTCAGAACGTGTGCCGATAGAGGGAGCAGCCGCGGCAGACCTCCGGCGGGGTGGCGCTGTCCAGACGCCGCCGGAAGTCGCGGTAGGCCGGCCCGTGCCAGATGTCGGTGAAGCTGGACTCGGTGAGGTCGCCCAGCCGGACCCGGTCGTCACCCATCACCATGCAGCACGGCTGGACGACGCCGGTGCTGGTCACGTACGCCGCCTCCCACGGCCAGGCGCAGTTGCCACCGCCCTCGTCGGCCAGGCTGGGCAGCCGCAGCCGCAGGTCGGTGTCCCGGGCGGCGGCCAGGGAGTCGGTGAACACCGCCCGGACCCGGTCCAGGTCGGCGCCGGTCCACAGCGCCTGCCGCGCGGTGAAGTCCCGGATCTCGTGGTAACCGCCGAATCCGGTCCCGCCGTCATCGAGGCCGGCGCCGCTCGTCCCGGTGTCGTCGAAGCTGTGCGAGAGGTTCTGCACCCGCAGCTCGTTCACCCCGATCCCGGCCAGCAGCCGGACCAGCGCCGGCAGCTCGGCGACGTTGTCGCGCATCGCCACGAACACCACCCGGATCCACGGCGTGGCGCTGCCCGCCGCCCGTTTCGCCGCGACCAGCCCGGCCAGGTTGGCGAGCACCGTGTCGAAGCGGGCGCCCTCCCGGATCGCCTCGTAGACCTCCGGCCCGGCCCCGTCCAGCGACACGTGCAGCCAGTCGACGCGGCTCGCCACCAGTTCCTCGGCGCGGCGCCGGTTGAGCAGCGTGGCGTTGGTGTTGAAGCCGACCCGGATGCCGCCCCGGACCGCGGTCGCGATCATCTCGGGCAGGTGCGGCGACAACAGCGGCTCGCCCAGGCCCTGCAGGGTGAGCTGCCGCAGCGGCAGCTCCGCGACCAGCCGGTGGAACAGTTCCAGCGGCATCGCCCCGGCCAGCTTGTTCACCGGCGGCCGGTAGCGGACCAGGCACATCGTGCACCGCAGGTTGCAGGCCGAGGTCACTTCGACCTGCAGGTGCGCGGGCAACGGCGGATCCTCGACGGAAACGGACATGCGTCGCCGGATGCCCCCTACCGGGCTGTCGAAACGCCCGGCGACGGCCGATCGGGCCGTCACCGGGCGTCGCCGACACGTCAGTGCCGCCGGGGTGCCACGGTGATCCGGTACTCCCGCCGTGCCGAGCCGTCCTCGCTGGTCACTGTCACGATCCGGGTGGTCCCGGCCCGCGTGACGGTCACTGTCGCATAGGGGTCCGCCGGGCTCGCGGTGATCGCGACCCGGCCCGGGTGGTCCACGACCGTCCGGTACGCCAGGACCGCCGGATCGAACCCGCGCAGCGGCACCCCGTCCACGGTGATCCCGGTGACCGACGCGTCAGTGCCCACCCCCGGCGCCTTGGCGGACACCCGCAGCTCGGCGACGGTGAGGTAGCCGTCCGGCACGGTGGTGAGCACCAGGCAGACCGAGCCGGTCACCCCGTCCGGCACCGGCACGTCGACGGCGAGCGGGCCAGCCACGCCGACCGGGATCACCGGGCCGGATACGGCGCACGTGCCGCTCGCGTCCGGCACCCCGGCCCGCACGCTCTGCGGGAGGCCGCCGCCGGACGCGTTGTCCCGGTAGAAGTGGACGCTCAGCCGGGACGGTGCGGTCGCCGCGGGCAGGGTGGCGACGAGTGTCTCGCTCGGGTCGCGGTCCGCGGACTTCCAGTTCGACCAGGCCTTGTCGGTGGTGTCCCCGTTGGTCAACCCGGCGGTGGAGTAACCGGGCTCGGTGTAACTCGCGGTGACCGAGACGCCGCCGGTGAGCGGGGCATCCACCGGGGTGGTGACCTGGACCCGTACCGAAGCAGTCAGGTCCGCACCGGGGACCACCTGGGCCGAGCCGCCCACCGTGACCACTCCCGGCTGCGGGAATCGCGCGGCTTGCCAGGTGACCGGGACGTCGGCGCGGCCGCCGTGGCGGCCGACGGCGACCACCGTCGAGGGCAGGACCGGCTGGCCCCCGGCGAAGGTCTTGGCGCGTGCCGGGAGGGTCGCGGTGAACACGTCGACGGTCACCTCGGCGACGGCGCGATGGGTGCGGCCCAGCACGTCGGTGGCGGTCCCGGTGACCCGGACCAGGCCGGGTTTGCGCCAGGCCCGCCCCGGCGGCAGCTTCCAGACCACCGGGAGGGCATGCCGCCCGTCGCTGACCGTCGCCGGCAGCGCCGGTGCCCGGCCCGGCACGGTGTAGGTCCGCGCGGCGGCGAGGGTCCCGACGTGCTCGTCGATGACCGACCAGCGCTGGTTGCCGGCCGAGGTCGGCTGGTAGAGCCCGACCGGCGCGCCGTCAGCCGTGGCGCCGCCGTTCACGTCCAGCAGCCGGCGCGCGTCCGCGTTGATCAGCGTGTAGGTCCCGTCCCCGGTGGTGGAGACCCGCCACAGCGAGCCGGTCGCGTCCAGCGGCTGCCCGGTCCCGGCGTTCGTCACCCGATAGGCGTCGCCCACCGGCTGGAAGGTCCAGAGCTGATCGGCGGCGGTCGCCGACGAGGTGCGGATGACCGGCCCGGGCGCGAGCGACTTGCCGCTGGCCACGCCCTGCAGCCGGTAGGAACGGCCGGGCACCAGGTGCGGCGCCGCGGCTCCGGAGACCCCGCTGACCAGGAACGTGGTGACCGACTGGGCCGGCACGGTGAGCACCGCGCGCCGGCCGCCGACCCGGACCGGGGAGCCGGCCACCAGCTTGCCGTCCGCGCTGGTCACGATCGGGGTGACGGTCGCGCCCCGGCGGACCGTGGCGAACTTCGACAGGTCCAGGGTGACCGTCTCGGCCGTCGCGGCCGGGTTGACGTGCACGACGGTGGCGCCGGTCCGGTTGACGGCGGCCAGGCTGCGCGTGTCGGAGACCTTCAC
This window of the Actinoplanes oblitus genome carries:
- a CDS encoding WXG100-like domain-containing protein; this encodes MTITLPAELIEPLSWIGLEWPEADEDQLQADGQAWIEHGTRMRAHARQATDTARQVWLENEGASIEAFERWWTGADGPGRHLREAATAAELIGGALIAMAGVTVSLKAAFIAQLTALAIEVGQAVVTAAATAGATLAEIPVWIALTRVACRKLIHEAMALIEREIAALLRKAAKMLAKAGARHLADKTLRGSEKTAFKGLMHQVENADLRSPVNGANFYSGRQPNGERMGQYAEKQVDGITSVLIEQTPGGRRFDDMHLFDKINSPIDNNQADAIWKRLSQRYAQSASGEATAWLHSPLADSAWNVVERGALEKNPAITKINVIDPFS
- a CDS encoding DUF3455 domain-containing protein, with translation MFRTKRSRIRALTLAGSLVAALGTVGAVTFEASAAETTPAAGNLRPLTPAVSAVPEAIRPPAGSRPIGAYLVATGTQTYTCVVPAGAATGAFTGPSVPEAQLIGTGGRIHHFAGPSWQSVRDGSLVTATKEKELKRDGTIAELLLKVNSHTGNGILGKADYINRLYTSGGVAPAGSCTTGQTASVEYKALYVFWDAPAA
- a CDS encoding radical SAM protein gives rise to the protein MSVSVEDPPLPAHLQVEVTSACNLRCTMCLVRYRPPVNKLAGAMPLELFHRLVAELPLRQLTLQGLGEPLLSPHLPEMIATAVRGGIRVGFNTNATLLNRRRAEELVASRVDWLHVSLDGAGPEVYEAIREGARFDTVLANLAGLVAAKRAAGSATPWIRVVFVAMRDNVAELPALVRLLAGIGVNELRVQNLSHSFDDTGTSGAGLDDGGTGFGGYHEIRDFTARQALWTGADLDRVRAVFTDSLAAARDTDLRLRLPSLADEGGGNCAWPWEAAYVTSTGVVQPCCMVMGDDRVRLGDLTESSFTDIWHGPAYRDFRRRLDSATPPEVCRGCSLYRHTF
- a CDS encoding RICIN domain-containing protein — its product is MRILLAGLLTAATMAVPAPAVAATATTTITPDPSYQGAEWQGWGTSLAWMAEATGGYPDEIRNRLVDLVFGADGLNLNIARFDIGGGNAPTVRPYLRPGGAVPGFWKADRQYTPAEKDWWNPADEGAWDWDADPNQRWWVEQIKDKVTHWEAFSNSPPYFQTVSGYVSGGFTATADQIRPDRVDEFAQYLTRVAGHLEQAHGITFDAIEPLNEPNTDYWSTTLGADGQPTGGRQEGAHAGPAAQSAVIAALARAYRGNIAAPDETNPGTMVTDHYGWTAEARAAVDRLNVHTYGTGQRTSVRDIAKAERKPLWMSEVEGSWGHDYTSMDSGLGMAQRIVDDIRELEPSAWVLWQPIEDADNMRAEGNLQWGEIHVPFDCAAGDTLTSCPIRTNTKYDTIRNFTHYVRPGDHFVKVSDTRSLAAVNRTGATVVHVNPAATAETVTLDLSKFATVRRGATVTPIVTSADGKLVAGSPVRVGGRRAVLTVPAQSVTTFLVSGVSGAAAPHLVPGRSYRLQGVASGKSLAPGPVIRTSSATAADQLWTFQPVGDAYRVTNAGTGQPLDATGSLWRVSTTGDGTYTLINADARRLLDVNGGATADGAPVGLYQPTSAGNQRWSVIDEHVGTLAAARTYTVPGRAPALPATVSDGRHALPVVWKLPPGRAWRKPGLVRVTGTATDVLGRTHRAVAEVTVDVFTATLPARAKTFAGGQPVLPSTVVAVGRHGGRADVPVTWQAARFPQPGVVTVGGSAQVVPGADLTASVRVQVTTPVDAPLTGGVSVTASYTEPGYSTAGLTNGDTTDKAWSNWKSADRDPSETLVATLPAATAPSRLSVHFYRDNASGGGLPQSVRAGVPDASGTCAVSGPVIPVGVAGPLAVDVPVPDGVTGSVCLVLTTVPDGYLTVAELRVSAKAPGVGTDASVTGITVDGVPLRGFDPAVLAYRTVVDHPGRVAITASPADPYATVTVTRAGTTRIVTVTSEDGSARREYRITVAPRRH